Below is a genomic region from Henckelia pumila isolate YLH828 chromosome 3, ASM3356847v2, whole genome shotgun sequence.
TGGATTCTCTCTACTACAAAATTAGGGAAATTAACAACAGTAGAAATCTGAGCATGGGAAGGTAGAGGAAGAGAACTATTGATGGGCCCCTGGATATTTTGGATCCTTTTGAAGTGAGAACAAAAGGATGTGGTAAGAGATTGAAATCTGCGAAGGAGAAGTCAATCTCAAAAGTTTGGCAATGCCATGGTTGTGGGCTTCGAGGTGTGTCCCATGATAAACGCAATTGTCCGAATTTGCGTGACGAGTATGtctagaatattttttttttcatttacacCAATCAATGTCATTAATTCTTgcaataattttgatttattgtTTACTAGATCAACTATAGATAATCAATACAACAGTGATACGAGCACAGACGAAGAAGATGTGGATCCATAAAGTGtctctcattttttttctttaactAGTGAGTCGTACACTTTGGTgcttttgattatttattaattacgaATTATATTTTGCTTTTTTCGTACTCCTTTTGTGATTTCTGAACTCCATTGTTGTTGAGCAAAATCCAAGTGAGTTCATTAACTAATGCATGGCTTATTCTCTGTTTCTGCCCACATTGCAGCTGAAGTTGAGGTATATGAACTTGGTaagatctgttcgatcaattctTTTTACAGTAAAGCAGTTAGCattttgatgtaaaataaaaattgtttgcaactaaataatatttcttgagATTGTCGTTGGTAAAGGTTCTGTAAAATCATTGCGCGTTCGTGACGTTGGCTCCATTGTAAATATTCGTAGGCCAAGCAAGAAATCGTAAAATAATTCGAATGTATTTGTGTAGGTGGCATTTACATCTGTTATGTTGTGGCTCGATTTGTGGCATTTCAAGAGTAGtgagttttttgtttttttttttgtgactaGGCTAAACCAATATTGAAAGAACCACACAGATTCTCAGAACTCGCTGATCCTCTACTTCAAGGAGAATTTCCAAAGAAAAGTTTCAACCAAGCGATAGCTATAGCAGCAATGTGTCTCCAAGACGACACGTCGGTTCGAGAAACACATCATAAATCGATCTATTTTAACTGTTGTTGGATTATGATTTTTTCGTTTTTGTTTCGTGGTCTTTAATTTTTGGTTACTCGAGGGGAAAATATTGATCAAATAGGTAGTAGGATGAAAGTTTCGGATGGAGGGGCAAAGTTATGCAAGCATGTGTATGACCAAGCAAGACTTGCAACCATATAGTTatatcttaattaatttttacaaACGTGGAATACCtatttcttaattaatttttattaaatttttatacaatgagaatgattatataaaatttccaaaaatataaacaataaaatattgttgaaaaataaaatgagtGTCTAAGTGAATTTAATGATATTATtaagtaaaatttattttataatttcatcaTTTAGCTCGAACAAGAGTAATCCAGTTGAACAAATAGCTGACAAAATGATCAGGTGCAAAAAAGCAAGAATGCTCCAACTAGATCACAAGGGAAAAGATATATATgcaaaaaaatgaaattaagaTATGACATTTCATATCATCCCTTCTTTCCACGTGCAATATATATGGAATAATGGCAAGTAAACCACCACAGGTCCCCATTACACATTTCTCCAAACTTCCATTAATTGCTTTAAAATAAAGATAGTACATGGAAAAAATTATGCAGCTAGCAAGTAGATGTTACTTAATACATTAATTAATATTACTTCTTTTTGTTCTTGTCTTTGCCACCAGAAAAGATGGACCCAATATGTAATATACAAATGAACAAAACACCAATACAAGTGTTATAACTCATAGAAGTCATTCATATAAAATCAATAACCTAATACATTCTCACTCAGATTTTAAGTTCTTACAAAACACCAGTACAATATCTAAGAAAATATCCAATAACCCAAGCAAAACAGAATGAAAGTTAGCCCTGATCCAGCAagcatcaacttcaaatttCGATTCTCCTTTTTAGTTTCTTTCTTATAAACTTCGAGCACAGCCAGCTTCCATTTTAAGTCAGGAATTATGGTCATTGTCCTAGGACACATCGGAGGATCTTCCCACACAAAATAATTACAACCATTACTGTGTCATAGCAAACAAATTATTCAAATGAACACATTATAACAAATCTataaaaacaaattcaaaataaaCCTGAAAAACCGATGAATTGAAATGGTAGACATCGCCTTCCAATTCCGGCAGTCATGAAACCTTCGCCCTGGTTTATCAGGTGTCCAAGAAACCATCAATGC
It encodes:
- the LOC140890230 gene encoding uncharacterized protein codes for the protein MCSVSSAGGLVFCKCGKRAALMVSWTPDKPGRRFHDCRNWKAMSTISIHRFFSNGCNYFVWEDPPMCPRTMTIIPDLKWKLAVLEVYKKETKKENRNLKLMLAGSGLTFILFCLGYWIFS